The proteins below come from a single Conger conger chromosome 10, fConCon1.1, whole genome shotgun sequence genomic window:
- the gpr173 gene encoding probable G-protein coupled receptor 173, which yields MANGNESSEGLGGPLAAAVATGGMVVDGDSTGGVSTYIKLVLLGLIICISLVGNLLVSLLVLRDRALHKAPYYFLLDLCLADTIRSAVCFPFVLVSIRSGSAWTYSVLSCKVVAFMAVLFCFHAAFMLFCISVTRYMAIAHHRFYSKRMTFWTCVAVVCMVWTLSVAMAFPPVFDVGTYKFIREEDQCIFEHRYFKANDTLGFMLMLAVLILATHVVYMKLLLFEYKHRKMKPVQMVPAISQNWTFHGPGATGQAAANWIAGFGRGPMPPTLLGIRQNLHNQNRRLLGMEELKAEKRLGRMFYVITLFFLLLWSPYIVACYWRVFVKACTIPHRYLSTTVWMSFAQAGVNPIICFILNKDLKKGLMAHLPPCCRTKPQRPREPYCVM from the coding sequence ATGGCCAATGGGAACGAGAGCAGCGAGGGGCTGGGCGGGCCCCTGGCGGCGGCGGTTGCCACGGGAGGCATGGTGGTGGATGGGGACTCCACAGGGGGCGTGTCCACCTACATCAAGCTGGTGCTGCTGGGTCTGATCATCTGCATCAGCCTGGTGGGCAACCTGCTGGTGTCTCTGCTGGTGCTGCGTGACCGCGCGCTGCACAAGGCCCCCTACTACTTCCTGCTGGACCTGTGCCTGGCCGACACCATCCGCTCGGCCGTCTGCTTCCCCTTCGTCCTGGTGTCCATCCGCAGCGGCTCGGCCTGGACCTACAGCGTGCTCAGCTGCAAGGTGGTGGCCTTCATGGCGGTGCTCTTCTGCTTCCACGCCGCcttcatgctcttctgcatcagCGTGACGCGCTACATGGCCATCGCCCACCACCGCTTCTACTCCAAGCGCATGACCTTCTGGACCTGCGTGGCCGTGGTCTGCATGGTGTGGACCCTGTCCGTCGCCATGGCCTTCCCGCCCGTCTTCGACGTGGGCACCTACAAGTTCATCCGCGAGGAGGACCAGTGCATCTTCGAGCACCGCTACTTCAAGGCCAACGACACCCTGGGCTTCATGCTGATGCTGGCCGTGCTGATCCTGGCCACTCACGTGGTCTACATGAAGCTGCTGCTCTTCGAATACAAGCACCGCAAGATGAAGCCCGTGCAGATGGTCCCGGCCATCAGCCAGAACTGGACCTTCCATGGGCCCGGAGCCACGGGCCAGGCCGCGGCCAACTGGATCGCCGGGTTCGGCCGGGGGCCCATGCCCCCCACTCTGCTGGGGATCCGGCAGAACCTGCACAACCAGAACCGCCGGCTGCTGGGGATGGAGGAGCTGAAGGCGGAGAAGCGTCTGGGCCGGATGTTCTACGTCATCACGCTCTTCTTCCTGCTGCTCTGGTCGCCCTACATCGTGGCCTGTTACTGGAGAGTGTTCGTCAAGGCCTGCACCATCCCGCACCGCTACCTCTCCACCACCGTGTGGATGAGCTTCGCCCAGGCGGGGGTCAACCCCATCATCTGCTTCATCCTCAACAAGGACCTGAAGAAGGGACTGATGGCCCACCTCCCACCCTGCTGCAGGACTAAACCTCAACGACCCCGGGAGCCTTACTGTGTCATgtga